GGTCACCACGTTGCGCGCACTGCACGAGCCGGACAGCCGCGAGGACTGGAAAACTGCCCGCGCGCACATGGCGTGGCGTGAAGCATTCACACTGCAGGCTGGGCTGGCCTGCGTCAGACGCGGTAGTGACATGGAAAAGGCGCCGGTGTGTCCGCGAGGCGATGACGGTGCCGTCCAGGCTTTACGCGACTCCCTGCCTTTCGTCTTGACGGGCTCCCAGGAAACAGCGGTGGAGGCCATTTCACGTGACCTCATGCGCGAACGCCCCATGCAGCGCCTCCTGCAAGGCGACGTGGGATCCGGTAAGACGGTGGTATCGGCACTGGCCATGTGCCAGGTTATGGATTCAGGATTCCAGGCGGCGATGCTGGTACCCACCGAGGTCCTCGCTGAGCAGCACTACCAGTCCCTGCATGCCCTGATCGCGCGGATGACCACCCACGCGCCACGCATCGAACTGCTCACAGCTTCCACTCCGCGCGCCGAGCGCCGCACTCTGGAACGCGACCTTGCTGACGGCCAGCCCATGATCGTGGTCGGTACACACACTTTGCTGCAAGATAGCGTCACATTCGCGCACCTGGGCCTGGTTGTCATCGACGAGCAGCATCGTTTCGGTGTTGCCCAGCGTGACCACCTGCGCGGCGCGGCCACCGCTGCCACGCTGACGATCCCGCACCAACTGGTCATGACCGCCACGCCCATTCCGCGAACTGTCGCGATGACCGTGTTCGGTGACCTGGACCAGACGTGCATCAATGAGCTTCCACCGGGGCGTCGCCCCGTCAGCACATTCTTAGTCGATGTGGCCAACGCGGCGTGGATGCAGCGTCTATGGGAACGCGCCCGCGAAGAGATCGACCAGGGCGGCCGCATTTTCGTCGTCTGTCCACGTATTGATGAGGGAGACGACGTCGAAGACACCGATGCAGCTGACCACCGTCCACCGCTCGCATCCGTCCACGCGGTGGCGGCCGCACTGCGCACCCAGACAGCGTTGCAGGGTATCGGGATCGAGGAACTGCACGGACGAATCGGCAGTGCTGACAAGACCCGCATCATGGATGACTTCATTGCGGGTCGCGCCCCTGTCCTCGTGTCCACCACAGTGATCGAAGTGGGAGTGGATGTGCCCGAAGCGACCATGATGGTCATCATTGACGCCCAGCAATTTGGCCTCTCACAGCTGCACCAGTTGCGCGGCCGCGTCGGACGCTCGGATTCAGACAGCGTGTGCATGGCGGTACACCGCCACGACCTGTCGGCACCAGCCCGCGAACGGCTCGAGGCCTTCGCGCGCACGACAGACGGATTCGAACTGGCTCGCGTGGATCTGACGCTACGTCGAGAAGGCGACGTGGTCGGCGCCCAACAGTCAGGGCGCACCTCGGGACTGCGTTTCCTGTCGGTCTCACGAGATGGCGACATTATCGAGCAGGCGCGTGACGCTGCGCGACGCACCATCAGCGCAGACCCCACACTGGCCGATCACAGCGAACTTGAACGAGTCATCAGAGCGCGACTGTCCTCACAGGTCGCGTGGATGGAGCGTTCCTAGCCGACCACTGCTGACAGTGCGATACACACGACTGTTCCGCTGAGAATCGAAATCATGAGGTTGTGTTTCCACAGGTGCAGTCCGACCGTCACGACGAGGGCGACCAGTGTCGGCACTGTTGCCTGCAGGTCGCTCCACGCAACATCCATCATCGTGTAGACGCTCAAGATGGCCATGATGCCCACAGCCATGCGCCTGCCCAGCCATTTGATGAGGCGAGATTCGCGGATCGGGGCGAGCAACGCGAACGGCACGGCGCGCAGCAACACGGTGACAATACCGGCTACCGCAAGGATCGCAATCAGATACATCGTATTCATCGCCTCTCCTTCGCGGCGAACATGACAACCAGAACCAGCACATAGGCCGACATGGCGATGACCAGCATTGATCCGGGCACAACAATCGCGGCCGCCACGCACAGGCGCCCCGCATATGCCACGTCGTGTCCGATGCTCACCGAAATTATGGTGGCACGAGGGCCAGTGGCCGCGATGTATGTCCACGCTGCGAACCAGTAGAGTAGGTCCCATGACACGGATTGTGGCCGGAGAGGCAAAAGGGCGCGTACTGAAGGTGCCTGCACGCGGAACGCGGCCCACATCGGAACGCGTGCGCGAAGCACTGTTCTCACGCCTGGATGCCATGAATATGTGCGATGGGGTAGCGGTA
The sequence above is a segment of the Schaalia radingae genome. Coding sequences within it:
- a CDS encoding ATP-dependent DNA helicase RecG; this encodes MNGFSTSLDVPLALRLPASTARKLAAHDLISVADLLTYGPRRLDQWGSLTPISSLREGDTVTILAEVLSAQMMPNRTRKGVRFVVELTDGSETITATFFASTRYRLAPHERLLEPGARMLFAGKVGSYKGKVQLTNPQFEGAQDATIPEIVERSQRLIPIYPATASLNSWTIERAVSFLLQSMHEGDLADPVPETIRREAGLPDLVTTLRALHEPDSREDWKTARAHMAWREAFTLQAGLACVRRGSDMEKAPVCPRGDDGAVQALRDSLPFVLTGSQETAVEAISRDLMRERPMQRLLQGDVGSGKTVVSALAMCQVMDSGFQAAMLVPTEVLAEQHYQSLHALIARMTTHAPRIELLTASTPRAERRTLERDLADGQPMIVVGTHTLLQDSVTFAHLGLVVIDEQHRFGVAQRDHLRGAATAATLTIPHQLVMTATPIPRTVAMTVFGDLDQTCINELPPGRRPVSTFLVDVANAAWMQRLWERAREEIDQGGRIFVVCPRIDEGDDVEDTDAADHRPPLASVHAVAAALRTQTALQGIGIEELHGRIGSADKTRIMDDFIAGRAPVLVSTTVIEVGVDVPEATMMVIIDAQQFGLSQLHQLRGRVGRSDSDSVCMAVHRHDLSAPARERLEAFARTTDGFELARVDLTLRREGDVVGAQQSGRTSGLRFLSVSRDGDIIEQARDAARRTISADPTLADHSELERVIRARLSSQVAWMERS
- a CDS encoding branched-chain amino acid transporter permease, with the protein product MNTMYLIAILAVAGIVTVLLRAVPFALLAPIRESRLIKWLGRRMAVGIMAILSVYTMMDVAWSDLQATVPTLVALVVTVGLHLWKHNLMISILSGTVVCIALSAVVG